A window of Chitinophagales bacterium contains these coding sequences:
- a CDS encoding oxidoreductase — MNQFQLRVTAILSLFFSLFFTSSQAQRNFPEVRMLDSGTKTSLRGLSVVNDNIIWASGSNGMVARSNNGGKNWKWMTVTGFEKTEFRDIEAFDASTAIIMGIGDPAYILKTTDGGNSWKIVYENTTKGMFLDALDFSDPKNGVVIGDPVDGHFFMAKTTDGGDSWQALDISKRPLADSGEAFFAASGTNLARLYFHDLYMVSGGMESRLFINGEAFDLPILKGKETTGANSLTVWDEYTHNTGKHIVVVGGDFNNPDSSNMNCLISHNKGRSWQTPNTPPHGYRSCVEYLSKSNLVTCGLTGVDYSIDGGKNWKWISKTGFHTCQFAKFGTSVFLVGNNGRIAKLYWER, encoded by the coding sequence ATGAATCAATTTCAACTTCGTGTAACCGCAATTTTATCCCTTTTCTTTTCCCTGTTTTTTACGTCGTCCCAGGCTCAACGAAATTTTCCAGAGGTCAGGATGCTGGACTCGGGTACAAAAACGAGTCTGCGTGGCCTTAGTGTAGTAAACGACAATATCATCTGGGCCAGTGGCAGCAATGGCATGGTGGCCCGGTCGAACAATGGGGGGAAAAACTGGAAATGGATGACGGTGACCGGATTTGAAAAAACAGAATTCAGGGATATCGAAGCCTTTGATGCCAGTACGGCTATCATCATGGGGATCGGCGATCCGGCCTATATCCTCAAAACCACCGACGGAGGCAATTCCTGGAAGATCGTATATGAGAATACCACCAAGGGCATGTTCCTGGATGCCCTGGACTTTAGCGACCCGAAGAATGGGGTCGTGATCGGTGACCCAGTGGACGGTCATTTCTTTATGGCAAAAACAACAGATGGTGGGGATAGCTGGCAAGCGTTGGATATCAGCAAACGCCCTTTGGCCGATAGTGGAGAAGCATTTTTTGCCGCCAGTGGCACCAATCTCGCGCGGTTGTATTTCCATGACCTGTACATGGTCAGTGGCGGAATGGAATCCAGGTTATTTATCAACGGCGAAGCCTTTGATCTTCCGATCCTGAAGGGGAAGGAAACAACTGGCGCCAATTCACTGACGGTTTGGGATGAATACACGCACAATACCGGGAAACATATTGTGGTGGTTGGTGGAGATTTCAATAACCCGGATAGCTCGAATATGAACTGCCTGATATCCCATAATAAAGGCCGATCCTGGCAAACACCCAATACTCCCCCGCATGGTTACCGGAGTTGTGTAGAATACCTGTCAAAGAGTAACCTGGTAACTTGTGGATTGACCGGCGTGGATTATTCCATTGATGGAGGAAAGAACTGGAAATGGATCAGCAAAACCGGATTCCATACCTGTCAGTTCGCCAAATTTGGCACTTCTGTTTTTCTCGTGGGGAATAATGGACGGATTGCGAAGTTGTATTGGGAGAGGTGA
- a CDS encoding AhpC/TSA family protein, whose amino-acid sequence MNKALLSILGLFLSLTIYAQEKPEGLFINSKAPDFKGKDQDGKEVRLKDQLKKGSVVLVFYRGEWCPYCNKHLRRLQDSLSLITEKGAQLIAITPEKSESVSKTREKTGATFTILSDEKQKIMKAYDVSFALDEKTIKRYKSFDIDIEGNNGDNGAFLPVPAIYIINKEGTITYRYFDADYKKRPSVKEIVDNL is encoded by the coding sequence ATGAATAAGGCCTTACTTAGTATTCTTGGTTTATTTCTTTCCCTGACGATTTACGCGCAGGAAAAACCTGAAGGTCTATTCATCAATTCCAAGGCGCCTGATTTCAAGGGAAAGGACCAGGATGGAAAAGAGGTACGGTTAAAAGACCAGCTAAAAAAAGGGTCGGTGGTTCTGGTATTCTATAGAGGAGAATGGTGTCCTTATTGCAATAAACACCTTCGCCGTCTTCAGGACTCGCTTTCGTTGATCACAGAGAAAGGCGCGCAATTGATTGCCATTACACCTGAAAAATCGGAATCTGTCAGTAAGACTCGCGAAAAGACCGGGGCCACCTTTACGATCCTCTCTGACGAGAAGCAAAAAATCATGAAGGCCTATGATGTCTCCTTTGCCCTTGATGAAAAAACGATCAAGCGATACAAGAGTTTTGATATAGATATTGAGGGCAATAATGGCGATAATGGAGCTTTCCTTCCGGTTCCGGCCATTTATATCATTAATAAAGAGGGCACGATCACCTATCGGTATTTTGATGCAGATTATAAGAAGCGGCCTTCGGTGAAGGAGATTGTTGACAATTTGTGA
- the smc gene encoding chromosome segregation protein SMC — protein MRLKSLEIKGFKSFADKTLINFDESITGIVGPNGCGKSNIVDSIRWVIGEQKISHLRSENLESLVFNGSKSRSASGLAEVSLTFENTKNLLPTEFNTVTITRKFYKSGESEYRLNDVQCRLKDIQNLFMDTGVSTDSYAIIELGMVDDLIKDKDNSRRRMLEQAAGISIYKTRKKEAKLKLDATEQDLARIEDLLFEINNQLKSLESQARKAEKYFEVKKEYREVSIELAKAALEGFNITFKELNEQHQVETDKRLQLEAVIATEEASLEGEKSGFVEKEKELQSMQHAFNQLQQNVRTRENDKNLAAQKLQYLQEKEKGLQDFLQRADGQIKGIEESISFTELQVNEEEGGFETLNNEFSLVSEQVDQQRGQLGEKRNNLDLLRSAHQQTQRQQFESEKKAAVSETSIQNIQRALSQVEEEKARREDQRHQLSEEVQVKEKELQIKKTDLEQLQQHHDYTKEQILQTQSVLEGLRSELAEENRKLDSRKNEYDLLKSLIDTMEGYPESVKYLHNNPELGYTAPILSDILYVKEEYRTALENVLEPYLSYYVVNNLQDGLKAVHLLDANKKGKANFFLLDKFEDKAATVSDHTLSHAIPALQVVEVEGRYRKLAEHLLGNVFIADNEEALNNSNGFVVIEKEGRYVKGKYSLTGGSVGLFEGKKIGRAKNLEKLAEQIDAQAIVVNALRETIQQRHNEVIAFNEDLRENAIRETEREIQQLTNTVFSLQNKLENLQAMQQQSEARLGELNQQLQQSQQSLESVRVELAGFVEQLNESAVSLSRAEELYKEEEGLFNDTLARYNEFNLQVTKQQSKIAALKQEREFKTNQLNELLQQVEGNRAQLEATTTEIAESQARLTALDEELLTLIRQKDEEERKLNEADQAYYNWRNQLSEKESELRHKTKEKEQVEHLLNEIKDRLNEVKLQLAGMKERLSVEFRINLEDILDEARTGETPVEELQEKVDKMKRRLENLGEVNPTAIEAFQEMKKRYDFILEQKNDLVSAKESLMQTIQEVEATANQKFLETFHAVRENFHKVFKTLFTEDDQCDLILENPENLAETGIDVIAKPKGKRPTSLTQLSGGERTLTATALLFAIYLIKPAPFCILDEVDAPLDDANVGKFTNMIRNFSENSQFIIVTHNKTTMSTVDVIYGVTMQEPGVSKLVSVDFRNLSQN, from the coding sequence GTGCGTTTAAAAAGTTTAGAGATCAAGGGTTTCAAGAGTTTTGCGGACAAGACCCTGATCAATTTTGATGAGAGTATCACCGGAATCGTGGGACCAAATGGATGTGGAAAATCCAATATTGTGGATAGCATCCGGTGGGTGATCGGCGAACAAAAGATCAGCCACCTGCGATCAGAGAACCTGGAGAGCCTTGTCTTTAATGGCTCCAAATCCAGAAGTGCCAGTGGTCTGGCAGAGGTCAGCCTCACTTTTGAGAATACCAAGAACCTGCTCCCCACCGAATTTAATACGGTTACGATCACGCGGAAATTTTATAAAAGTGGCGAGAGTGAATACCGGTTGAATGATGTGCAGTGCCGGTTAAAAGATATCCAAAACCTTTTCATGGATACCGGTGTCTCCACCGACAGCTATGCCATCATCGAATTGGGCATGGTGGATGACCTGATCAAAGACAAGGACAATAGCCGCCGCCGTATGCTTGAGCAGGCTGCTGGGATATCCATTTACAAAACCAGAAAGAAAGAGGCAAAACTTAAACTGGATGCGACCGAACAGGATCTGGCCCGTATTGAGGACCTCCTGTTCGAGATCAACAACCAGTTGAAAAGCCTCGAAAGCCAGGCCCGTAAAGCCGAGAAATATTTCGAGGTTAAAAAAGAGTACCGGGAAGTCAGCATTGAGCTGGCCAAGGCCGCTCTCGAAGGCTTCAATATCACGTTTAAAGAACTGAATGAACAACACCAGGTAGAAACGGATAAACGCCTGCAACTGGAAGCTGTGATCGCAACAGAGGAAGCCTCCCTGGAAGGAGAGAAGTCGGGTTTTGTGGAAAAGGAGAAGGAGCTCCAGTCCATGCAGCATGCCTTTAACCAATTACAACAAAATGTGCGGACCCGGGAGAATGACAAGAACCTGGCGGCACAGAAACTGCAATACCTCCAGGAAAAAGAAAAAGGGTTACAGGATTTTCTTCAACGCGCCGATGGACAGATCAAAGGCATTGAAGAAAGCATTTCTTTTACCGAATTACAGGTGAATGAGGAAGAAGGAGGATTTGAAACACTGAACAATGAATTTTCCCTGGTTTCCGAGCAAGTGGACCAGCAACGTGGTCAGCTCGGGGAAAAGCGGAATAATCTTGACCTGCTCCGTTCTGCTCACCAGCAAACCCAGCGGCAACAATTTGAATCAGAGAAAAAGGCTGCGGTTTCTGAAACATCCATTCAGAATATTCAACGCGCGCTCTCCCAGGTTGAAGAGGAAAAGGCCAGACGGGAGGACCAGCGGCACCAGCTCTCAGAGGAAGTACAGGTGAAGGAGAAAGAGCTTCAAATCAAGAAGACCGATCTGGAGCAACTTCAGCAGCACCACGATTATACTAAAGAACAGATATTACAAACCCAGTCAGTCCTTGAAGGGCTGCGGAGCGAACTCGCGGAAGAAAACCGCAAACTGGATTCACGCAAAAATGAGTACGACCTGCTGAAGAGCCTGATCGATACCATGGAAGGCTATCCTGAAAGCGTGAAGTACCTGCATAATAACCCTGAACTGGGTTATACAGCCCCCATTCTGTCGGATATCCTGTATGTGAAGGAAGAATACCGTACTGCCCTCGAGAATGTACTGGAACCTTACCTCAGTTATTATGTGGTAAATAATCTGCAGGATGGTTTGAAAGCCGTTCACCTGCTGGATGCCAACAAAAAAGGGAAGGCTAATTTCTTCCTGCTGGATAAGTTTGAAGATAAAGCAGCCACTGTTTCTGATCATACACTCTCACATGCCATTCCGGCTCTTCAGGTGGTGGAAGTGGAAGGCCGTTACCGTAAACTGGCGGAACACCTCCTGGGTAATGTCTTCATTGCGGATAATGAGGAAGCGCTAAATAATTCCAACGGATTCGTGGTGATTGAAAAAGAGGGCCGCTATGTAAAAGGGAAATATTCCCTGACCGGTGGTAGTGTGGGTCTCTTTGAAGGAAAGAAGATCGGACGGGCCAAGAATCTCGAAAAACTGGCCGAGCAGATCGATGCACAGGCCATTGTGGTGAATGCCCTCCGTGAAACGATCCAGCAACGACACAATGAAGTGATCGCTTTTAATGAAGACCTGCGTGAGAATGCCATCCGGGAAACAGAAAGAGAGATTCAACAGCTTACCAATACCGTTTTCTCCCTCCAAAACAAACTGGAGAACCTGCAGGCCATGCAACAACAAAGCGAGGCACGCCTGGGTGAATTGAACCAGCAATTGCAACAATCCCAGCAATCACTGGAATCGGTACGGGTAGAACTAGCCGGTTTTGTGGAACAGTTGAATGAAAGCGCGGTATCCCTGAGCCGGGCAGAGGAATTATATAAAGAAGAAGAAGGTTTGTTCAACGATACCCTGGCCCGTTATAATGAATTCAACCTGCAGGTGACCAAACAGCAGAGCAAGATCGCCGCCTTGAAACAGGAAAGAGAATTCAAAACCAACCAGCTCAACGAACTCCTGCAACAGGTGGAAGGCAACCGAGCCCAACTGGAAGCCACCACGACTGAGATCGCCGAATCACAGGCGCGACTGACCGCATTGGATGAAGAGCTGCTGACCCTGATCAGGCAAAAAGACGAAGAAGAGAGAAAACTCAATGAGGCCGACCAAGCTTATTATAACTGGCGGAACCAACTTTCCGAAAAAGAAAGTGAACTAAGACATAAGACCAAGGAGAAAGAACAGGTTGAACACCTGCTCAATGAGATCAAAGACCGCCTGAATGAAGTGAAACTTCAGTTGGCCGGTATGAAAGAGCGTTTGAGCGTGGAATTCAGGATCAACCTGGAAGATATACTGGACGAAGCCCGAACCGGTGAAACACCTGTTGAGGAACTCCAGGAAAAAGTGGACAAGATGAAACGCCGGCTTGAGAACCTGGGTGAAGTAAACCCTACCGCCATTGAGGCCTTTCAGGAAATGAAAAAGCGGTATGATTTCATCCTGGAGCAAAAGAATGACCTGGTGTCTGCCAAGGAGAGCCTGATGCAAACGATCCAGGAAGTGGAAGCGACCGCCAACCAGAAATTTCTGGAAACCTTTCATGCAGTACGGGAGAACTTCCATAAGGTCTTTAAGACCCTGTTTACCGAAGATGACCAGTGTGACCTTATACTCGAGAACCCCGAGAACCTTGCCGAAACCGGCATTGATGTAATTGCCAAACCCAAGGGTAAACGTCCCACTTCACTCACCCAATTGAGTGGGGGAGAGCGCACACTTACGGCAACGGCCCTGCTCTTTGCGATCTATTTGATTAAACCAGCCCCCTTCTGTATCCTTGACGAGGTGGATGCACCGCTTGATGATGCCAACGTGGGTAAGTTTACCAATATGATCCGCAACTTTAGCGAGAACTCCCAATTTATCATTGTTACCCACAACAAGACAACCATGAGCACCGTAGATGTGATCTATGGGGTGACCATGCAGGAGCCTGGTGTGAGTAAGCTGGTGTCGGTGGATTTTAGGAACCTCAGTCAGAATTAA